Within Methanobacterium bryantii, the genomic segment GAAGAGTTTGCCAAAGCATACCCTTTATTTTATAGACATGGTGAAACTGAAAGATCCATTTTTATTTTAGGATTCCTGGTTGGTCTAGGATTTGGTATAACGGAATTTATACTGTATGTATTCGTACTTAATATACCTGTAATAGTGAGACTGCCTGGAATTTTATTTCATGCATCAGTCACGTCTATAGTTGCATATGGTATTGCCAAAAAGCGGCCTTTAAAATTTTATTTAATTGCTGTTGGTTTACACATCTTGAATAACTTTTCAGCAATGATTGAAACTGGAGATATTGGTGTTATTGTAGCTAATGTTGGTGCTTATTATCTTTGTTTGATGTTTTACTTTAAGACTACTGAGCAGTTTATTGATGGTAGTTATTTTGTTGATTAACGATTAAAAATAGATATTTCAATAAAATACAGTTAAATTAAGCTTTCTAAAACTAAAAAAATAAAATATTATAATTTAAAAAAAAAATTAAGTTTATGAAATAATGACTTTCATGAATTTAATTATTCTACTATTTCAGCAAAACCAAAGTTTCTTCTTATAGAAGTGATTTTAATTTTGACTTCATCGCCTATTTTGGCGCCCGTTACAAAAACAACAAATCCTTCTATTCTTGCGATTCCATCGCCGTCTCTTCCAAGATCTTCAATTTTAACATCGTATTCTTCACCTTCGTTTAAAGGAGAAGAAGAATTTCCTCTATTTGAGTAATTATCTCTTCCGTAATTATTATTAAACAATTCATCACGTCCTAAATAAGGCCATAAAAATGACCTGTAATACAGTTTGATTTATAGGTATATATAGTTATGCTATTTTTTTAATTTAAAAAGAATTTATAAGCGGTTATAACTGCAGTATATTCTAAAAATTTAACAAATTTATTTTAATAAAAATTTTTCAAAAATATGGGGTATCTTGAAGATTTTAGTTAATTTAATACCTTTTTAAGACAGTCTAATCAAAATTTGAAATTTTATAAAAAAATATATTTGAAAAATTCAGGTAAATTATTTTAGATTTTATTATTAAAAAATATTATTTCCTGTTGCATAACAGAATATTTCCTGTGCCCACGTTTTCTGCTTCAACTTCTCTTATTATAGTCACCATTGCTTCTACGGGCAGCCCCATTATTTTACTTGCACTTTCTGCAATGGTTTTTACAAGTTCTTCTTTTTGTTCTTTAGTTAATTTAGGTCCGTCTATTGTAATTACAGGCATGATATCACTCCTTAAATTTATTGGATAATTGTTTATTTTTAATGCTTAAATATTTATAGAGAATTTATTCTTTCTTTGAACTTTTCAAGCTCTTCTTTTACATGTTCTTTAGATGTCATTGCTGGGCCGTATATACCAATAGAAGGAATTATTTCAAGACCGGTCACTTCAAGAATATTGTGGGTTATAAATTTAAAGATGTCATTTAAATCGCCGTGGGGACCTTCAGAGGAATATACTTCTTTAGGTGCACCTGTTGTAAATGATAGCATTGCTTTTTTACCTTTAAGTAAACCAGTGTCATACATCTTTCCTTCAGCTATATTGTGGACAACTCCTGGCAGGAATACCCTATCGAACCAGCCTTTTAAGATTGCAGGGGGTGAAGACCACCATACTGGGAACTGGAAAATTATCATATCTGCCCATTTCATTTTCTCTACTTCGTCTTTGATGTCCTGAGATAGCGATCCTGTTCCGACTGCATTTACCTGTTCCATCATTGGATTAAATTGCTCAGCATTTTGTCTTTGCGAAAAATCATTTTCATCAAGGACTGCTTTAAATCGCATTCTATATAAATCAGATATTTTAACTTCATGACCATTATCCCTTAATGTTTTAGCTGCAAGGTCTTTCATAACTCCATTTAGAGAATTTGGCTCGGGATGTGCAAAAATAATAAGTACATTCATACTATCAACCTCATTTTTTAATATTTTATGTACCTAAAAATTTAAATTCTTTTTGATGCATTATCAATAATAGCTGCATTTTAAAAAGAAAATAAGAAATTAAATGGATATTATAAAAATCAAAACTCTGTTTAAATAATTTAACTTAAATTAAGAATATTTTCTGATTGTTATAATTAATGAATAAAATTCTATGGTGACTATAATTGTCTGAAACTAAGTCTAATGAATGTTTTTCAATATCACTGGAAGATATATCTTCTAAAATCCCGAATGAAGGCATAAATATAAGAGATTTCCTTGATTTAATGGGTGATCGAGGGGGGTTGATTATATGTTTAATTTTGGCAACTCCTTTTTTAATACCTGTATCTATTCCAGGATCCAGCATACCCTTTGGACTTGGAATTATGTTTATTGGAATAAGCAGGATTTTCAACAGGTATCTAATACCTAAATTTATTATGGAATATGTACTGCCGAAGGATACTCTTTTGAAGATACTAAATGGAACCATGACGGCTTTAGGAAAAGTAGAGAAATATATTAAGCCTCGTTTTTTAGTATTGAGTAAAGGCCCTGCAATAAGTCGCTTTAGTCTTTCTCTAATGGTATTTACTTCGTTTTTACTTATGCTACCTTTACCCGTACCATTAACAGACAGTTTGCCAGGATATTCAATCTTTTTTTTAGTTTTAGGTATCCTTGAACATGATGGCTACTTTATTTTAGCAGGATATATACTGACAAGCATTACCACTATTTACTTTAGTCTGATATTTTTATTTGGTTATGCTGGAATAACCTTTGTTTTATCCCATTTTGGGATATACCTGCCTCAATTTTAGTTTTGAAATATGTTCTAAAATATTTCCAATTATATTCTATTATTATTCGATATTTTTAGCTTTTCTATTCTATTAAAGAGATTTACAGAGTATTAATGTCAATTTCCATATAATAAAATGTATATATTAAAATATTATATTAATATTGTATTTTACAAAAAATAGAAATGAAGGGGATACAAATGAATAAAAATTTGGTTTTAATGGCATTAATAATGTCTATGTTTGTTGGTCTTCAAATTGCTGAACCTGCTGCGGCAGCTAGTATGAAGGTTGTAGATCATGGATCTATTAAACTTAAGGATTACTACGGCAACCCATGTACTTTTACGTGGAAGACATATCAAATTAAAACAAGCTATGTAAAGATGGTAGGGCATGCATATTCACCAAAAAC encodes:
- a CDS encoding PrsW family glutamic-type intramembrane protease gives rise to the protein MPDARDDKIRYYQDNLIIEPHRPNLKEKLFFLLSGIIVSIPITLLFGSFTRNFLDVFPSFFASLISIIIFTPFIEEFAKAYPLFYRHGETERSIFILGFLVGLGFGITEFILYVFVLNIPVIVRLPGILFHASVTSIVAYGIAKKRPLKFYLIAVGLHILNNFSAMIETGDIGVIVANVGAYYLCLMFYFKTTEQFIDGSYFVD
- a CDS encoding TRAM domain-containing protein — its product is MFNNNYGRDNYSNRGNSSSPLNEGEEYDVKIEDLGRDGDGIARIEGFVVFVTGAKIGDEVKIKITSIRRNFGFAEIVE
- the dmpI gene encoding 4-oxalocrotonate tautomerase DmpI, producing the protein MPVITIDGPKLTKEQKEELVKTIAESASKIMGLPVEAMVTIIREVEAENVGTGNILLCNRK
- a CDS encoding NAD(P)H-dependent oxidoreductase, which codes for MNVLIIFAHPEPNSLNGVMKDLAAKTLRDNGHEVKISDLYRMRFKAVLDENDFSQRQNAEQFNPMMEQVNAVGTGSLSQDIKDEVEKMKWADMIIFQFPVWWSSPPAILKGWFDRVFLPGVVHNIAEGKMYDTGLLKGKKAMLSFTTGAPKEVYSSEGPHGDLNDIFKFITHNILEVTGLEIIPSIGIYGPAMTSKEHVKEELEKFKERINSL
- a CDS encoding exopolysaccharide biosynthesis protein, whose amino-acid sequence is MSETKSNECFSISLEDISSKIPNEGINIRDFLDLMGDRGGLIICLILATPFLIPVSIPGSSIPFGLGIMFIGISRIFNRYLIPKFIMEYVLPKDTLLKILNGTMTALGKVEKYIKPRFLVLSKGPAISRFSLSLMVFTSFLLMLPLPVPLTDSLPGYSIFFLVLGILEHDGYFILAGYILTSITTIYFSLIFLFGYAGITFVLSHFGIYLPQF